CCAGGGGGCGCTTCGGCTGCGTGTGGAAGGGACAGATGATGAACGAACACGTGGCCGTAAAGATCTTCCCTGCTCAGGTACAGGACAGATGTCTCACTCAGATGCTTTTACCAGATGTTTCACAACATTCACGTATGACTAGTTTTTCATGTATATTCACCTCAAAACTTTTggaatctcctcctcctcctcctcctcctcctcctcctcctcctcctcctcctcctccacctcctctcctcctcttcctcctctcctcctcctcctcctcctcctcctcctcctcttcctcttcctcctctgctcctcttcctcctccttctcctcttcctcctcctcctctcctcctcctcctcctcctcctccacctcctctcctcctcctccacctcctctcctcctcctcctccacttcctcctcctcctcttcctcctctcctcctcctcttcctcttcctctcctcctcctcctcctcctcctcctcctccacctcctctcctcctccacttcctcctcctcctcttcctcctctcctcctcctcttcctcctccccctcctcctcctcttcctcttcctcctctgctcctcttcctcctcctcctcctcctcctcctcctcctcttcctcctcctctcctcttcctcctcctcctcctcctcttcctcctctcctcctcttcctcctctcctcctcttcctcctccccctcttcctcctcctccccctcctcctctcctcctgacaGAATAAGGAGTCGTGGCAGAACGAGACAGACGTGTTCACTACACCAGGTATGAAGCATGAAAACCTGCTGAGGTTCATCGCTGCAGAGAGACGAGGGAGTCACCTGGAGGCGGAGCTATGGCTCATCACCGAGTTCCAtgagagggtgaggaagaggagggaggagggagggaggaggggtgtctactgactgtgacagaaactCTGACACCACAGTGAACATCTCGTGACCTTCAGTGTTCGACCTCAGTGACTCTGAGAGTTGGTTCTGACCGGTGCTCTTCTCCGCAGGGCTCGCTGTCGGACTTCCTGAAGGGAAACGTGGTCAGCTGGACCGAGCTGTGTCACGTGGCCGAGACGATGGCGTGCGGCCTGGCGTACCTGCACGAGGACGTCCCGCGCCACAGAGGGGAGGGGCCCAAGCCGGCTATCGCCCACAGGTCTGATCCCCGAAGCTGCTACAGGTCACATGGGTCAACCTGCAGAGGGATACttaatgttctgtgtgtgtgtgtgtgtgtgtgtgtgtgtgtgtgtgtgtgtgtgtgtttgtttgtttgtgtgtgtgctgtctctCAGGGATTTTAAGAGTAAGAACATCATGTTACGTTCGGATCTTACTGCAATCATCGGTGACTTCGGTCTCGCCGTCCTCTTTGAGCCGGGGACACCACCTGGAGAGACACACGGGCAGGTgagctgctctgattggctgcctcagccacacactacacacagtttgatgtgtgtgttgtattaatgtgtgtgtgtgtgtgtgtgtgtgtgtgcaggtaggGACCCGGCGTTACATGGCTCCAGAGGTTCTAGAAGGAGCCATCAACTTCCAGCGAGACGCCTTCCTTCGGATCGACATGTACGCTGTGGGTCTGGTGCTGTGGGAGCTGGTGTCGCGCTGCACGGCTGCcgatggtaacacacacacacacacatgcacacccacgcacgcacacacacacatcgttgTGTAAAAGGAGACAGTAAACCTAAACCTCTATGCAGACAACACTATTATTTATATCAGTGGTTCTCGACCTTGTCCCCTGTCAGACCCTTCCCTAACAGACTCCGCCCCCATGCCAGACTCCTCCCCTGCCTATCAGACTCTACCACATGTgattacttctggtttcaaaataaCAAACTTGTGTCTTCAGAACCTCTGTTCACTGACAATGTTAAATCTTCAAAAACCTGTCGAAGCTCGACCACGTGACCACGTGACTCGTCTCTCTCAGGTCCGGTGGACGAGTACATGCTGCCGTTCGAGGAGGAGGTGGGTCAACACCCGACCCTGGACGACCTGCAGGAGGTCGTCGTCCACAAGAAGCTGAGGCCGGTTTTCAAAGACCTCTGGCTCAAACACAGcgtgagtgcacacacacacagactcacactcactcacacacacacacacacacatactcacacacacacacacacacatactcacacacacacacacacacacatactcacacacacacacacacacatactcacacacacacatactcacacacacacacacacacgcacacacatactcacacacacacatactcacacacacacacacacatacacagactcacacagactcacactcactcacacacacacacacacacacacacacacacacacactcacacgcacacacactcacacactcacacacacacacacacacatactcacacacacacacatactcacacacacacacatactcacacacacacacactcacacacacacacacacacacacacactcacacactcacacacacacacacacatactcacacacacacacacactctcacacacacacactcacacactcacacacacacacacacacactcacacactcacacacacacacccacacacacacacacacacatactcacacacacacacacactcacacactcacacacacacacccacacacacacacacacacatactcacacacacacacacactcacacactcacacactcacacacacactctgttgtttcttgactctctctctctcgccctcagGGCCTGGCCCAGGTCTGTGAGACGGTGGACGAGTGTTGGGACCACGATGCCGAGGCTCGCCTGTCGGCCGGCTGCGTGGAGGAGAGGATCTCTCAGGTCCGCCGCCTCGTCGCCTCCATGGCGCCGCCTACCTCCGACCACCGGGCCCTTCTGGTCTCCACGGGCCCTCCTGTTCCCATGGTGACCAATGTGGACCTGCCGCCCAAAGAGTCCAGTACATGAGGAGAAACCTAaagaactttttatttttttaattttcctctgactacgacacacacacactttactcaGTGGATTTTTACGACCCTCACCGGAGACGCGGAGACGAAGCAGCTGCTATTTTATCtttggattatgttttttgaactccaggttttt
This window of the Scophthalmus maximus strain ysfricsl-2021 chromosome 21, ASM2237912v1, whole genome shotgun sequence genome carries:
- the acvr2ba gene encoding activin receptor type-2B; the encoded protein is MWLTAALLLGTLCAGLSRGEADTSQCLYYNINFEMEKTNQSGVERCDGEKDKRSHCYASWRNNSGSVELVKKGCWLDDFNCYDRQECVATEESPQVFFCCCEGNFCNEKFTHLPDASGPLIKAPPPSVGVLNLMIYCLLPVTMLCVALLAAVWMYRHRKPPYGHVDIIEDPGPPPASPLLGLKPLQLLEVKARGRFGCVWKGQMMNEHVAVKIFPAQNKESWQNETDVFTTPGMKHENLLRFIAAERRGSHLEAELWLITEFHERGSLSDFLKGNVVSWTELCHVAETMACGLAYLHEDVPRHRGEGPKPAIAHRDFKSKNIMLRSDLTAIIGDFGLAVLFEPGTPPGETHGQVGTRRYMAPEVLEGAINFQRDAFLRIDMYAVGLVLWELVSRCTAADGPVDEYMLPFEEEVGQHPTLDDLQEVVVHKKLRPVFKDLWLKHSGLAQVCETVDECWDHDAEARLSAGCVEERISQVRRLVASMAPPTSDHRALLVSTGPPVPMVTNVDLPPKESST